A part of Ziziphus jujuba cultivar Dongzao chromosome 8, ASM3175591v1 genomic DNA contains:
- the LOC107414054 gene encoding receptor like protein 23-like gives MAIPSKIVSIWRLLVTLSIYSSFLLSHVVVVSGQCLSHQQSLLIQLKHSLVFGAESSTSLVQWNESSDCCTWPGVNCDHEGHVIDLNLRDEAISGGIDENSTLFNLVYLESLDLSYNYFNSTIPSVIGNLTNLRDLRLSYAGFVGQIPKEISHLTRLVTLDLSTSEYLQLLESSNLSMLVQNLTKLEYLYLDGVNILSVENDWAQDLSSSLPNLKVLSFGYCSPSDNTDKLLAKLNLRCFSRIQLDFNKSSDPSPRSFANFSNLVSFSTVDCTLHGMFPKEIFQVPTLNTLDISYNELLDGSLPEFPPNSTLRSLVITSTNFGGSLPVSIGNLGQLTKLDVGNCRFSGSLPKSITNLTNLVYLDLSSNNFTGPLPSFHMLKYLTDLHLSHNRFTGRIPLAHWEGFLELVNVDLRNNSLNGNIPSSMFSLPSVEMIDLSYNQFTGQVLEFPNASFSMLKTIDLSSNDLHGSLPMSIFKLTKIKHISLSSNKFNGTIQLNIIQDLKLLSSLDLSYTNLSVDASTGNSNSFSLPKFLADLRLASCKLGLFPDQIKNQRNMSYLDLSNNQIHGEIPNWIWKVGNGSDFFLNLSHNHLVGMQKPYSFSNVDTLDLSFNQLHGKIPILPPYPTYLDMSNNFFKSSIPSDIGNCLSRTRYLSLSNNNLTGVIPESVCKASNMVLADLSNNSLSGRIPQCMLALSHIQGINLRSNKLSGPIPDALVVNCSLQILSLNGNLLTGRIPKSLANCRALEVLNLGNNQIFDTFPVLLKNISSLRILDLQANKFYGHITCPDSIGNWPVIQIVNIASNNFSGELPGKCLTTKWHAMVDTNFDFRETTPSYISYNYEDTVTVTNKGLEMELVKIFKDFCAIDFSSNNFHGEIPKELGLLKSLLLLNLSNNALTGHIPSSFGNLHQLESLDLSKNHLNGEIPASISNLNFLSFLDVSYNQLVGRIPKGNQIQTFSADRFEGNEGLCGPPLTPKCGDEGEDTQPETPDEDGHSNSGNGIKWELIGAEVGYIVGFGSVIGPLAFSRR, from the coding sequence ATGGCAATTCCATCCAAAATTGTATCAATATGGCGTTTGTTGGTAACATTATCCATTTACTCATCTTTCTTATTAAGCCATGTTGTTGTTGTCTCCGGCCAATGTCTCAGCCATCAACAATCTTTACTGATTCAACTCAAGCATTCTCTTGTATTCGGCGCAGAATCGTCCACAAGTTTGGTGCAATGGAATGAAAGCTCCGATTGTTGTACTTGGCCAGGTGTAAATTGTGATCATGAGGGACATGTCATTGATCTCAATTTGCGTGACGAGGCAATCTCGGGCGGCATTGATGAGAATTCTACCCTCTTCAACCTCGTGTATCTCGAAAGCTTGGATTTGTCCTATAATTATTTCAACTCTACCATTCCATCAGTGATTGGTAACCTCACAAATTTGAGGGATCTTCGCTTGTCATATGCTGGCTTTGTGGGGCAAATTCCAAAAGAGATATCACACCTCACAAGATTGGTTACTCTTGACTTATCTACGTCGGAGTATTTGCAACTACTTGAGAGCTCAAATTTGAGTATGCTGGTTCAGAACCTCACCAAACTCGAATACCTATATCTTGATGGTGTAAATATTTTGTCTGTCGAGAATGATTGGGCTCAGGACTTGTCATCTTCATTGCCTAATCTTAAAGTTTTGAGCTTCGGTTATTGTTCTCCTTCTGACAATACAGATAAGTTGCTTGCCAAGCTTAATCTTCGATGCTTCTCAAGGATTCAACTTGATTTCAACAAGTCTTCTGATCCATCTCCTAGATCTTTTGCAAACTTCTCAAATTTGGTATCCTTTTCGACAGTTGATTGCACCTTGCATGGAATGTTTCCCAAAGAGATCTTTCAGGTACCAACACTAAATACTCTTGACATATCCTACAATGAATTACTTGATGGTTCTTTGCCAGAATTTCCCCCGAATAGTACACTTCGTAGTTTGGTGATTACCTCCACAAATTTCGGAGGGAGTTTACCTGTTTCTATTGGTAACCTTGGccaattaacaaaattagatGTTGGCAATTGTCGTTTCAGTGGATCACTTCCAAAGTCAATCACAAACCTCACCAATCTTGTTTATCTTGATTTATCATCTAACAACTTCACTGGTCCACTTCCATCTTTTCATATGTTGAAGTACTTGACAGATTTACACCTTTCTCATAACCGCTTCACAGGCCGAATTCCATTGGCTCATTGGGAAGGTTTTCTGGAACTTGTCAATGTGGATTTAAGGAATAATTCCCTCAATGGAAATATTCCTTCATCTATGTTTTCCCTTCCTTCAGTGGAAATGATTGACCTTTCCTACAACCAATTTACCGGTCAAGTTCTTGAATTTCCAAATGCATCTTTTTCTATGTTGAAAACAATTGATTTGAGTAGCAACGACCTACACGGTTCTCTTCCCATGTCAATCTTCAAACTcacaaaaattaaacatatctCACTTTCTTCCAACAAGTTCAATGGTACCATACAACTTAATATCATTCAAGACCTTAaacttctttcttctcttgACCTTTCCTACACCAATTTATCAGTCGATGCAAGTACTGGCAATTCTAATTCCTTTTCTCTTCCCAAATTTCTTGCTGATTTAAGACTTGCTTCTTGCAAACTTGGATTATTTCCTGATCAAATCAAGAACCAAAGAAACATGTCTTATTTGGACCTATCAAACAACCAAATTCATGGCGAGATACCAAATTGGATTTGGAAAGTTGGGAATGGTTCTGACTTCTTTCTGAATCTTTCACATAATCACCTGGTAGGCATGCAAAAACCTTATTCATTTTCCAATGTTGACACCCTTGATCTAAGTTTTAACCAGCTTCATGGGAAAATACCTATTCTACCACCATATCCTACCTACTTAGACATgtctaacaatttttttaaatcctcCATTCCATCTGACATTGGTAATTGCCTTTCTCGTACTCGTTATCTCTCCCTCTCAAACAACAACCTTACAGGAGTTATACCCGAATCGGTATGCAAAGCGAGTAACATGGTACTTGCTGATCTATCCAACAACAGTTTAAGTGGCAGAATACCACAATGTATGCTTGCACTGAGTCATATTCAGGGGATCAATCTTCGAAGTAACAAATTGAGCGGTCCAATTCCTGACGCACTTGTTGTCAATTGCAGCTTGCAGATACTATCTCTTAATGGAAACTTACTTACAGGTAGGATTCCAAAATCTTTGGCGAACTGCAGAGCTTTGGAGGTTTTAAACTtggggaacaatcaaattttcGACACTTTTCCTgtgttattgaaaaatatatccaGCTTGCGTATCCTTGATCTGCAAGCAAACAAATTCTATGGGCACATTACATGTCCAGACAGCATTGGTAATTGGCCAGTGATTCAAATTGTGAATATAGCTTCTAACAATTTCAGCGGTGAACTACCAGGCAAGTGCTTAACAACAAAATGGCATGCAATGGTTGACACGAATTTTGACTTTCGTGAAACTACTCCAAGCTACATCAGTTATAATTATGAGGATACAGTGACAGTTACCAACAAAGGTCTAGAAATGGAGCTGGTGAAGATATTCAAGGATTTTTGCGCCATTGATTTTTCAAGCAACAACTTCCATGGCGAAATACCAAAAGAGCTTGGACTACTCAAATCTCTCTTACTACTCAATTTGTCCAATAATGCTCTCACCGGTCATATTCCATCATCTTTTGGCAACTTGCATCAACTAGAGTCCTTAGACCTCTCAAAGAACCATCTGAATGGGGAAATTCCAGCATCAATTTCAAACTTgaatttcctttctttcctgGATGTGTCATATAATCAACTCGTTGGAAGAATTCCGAAAGGTAATCAAATTCAAACGTTTTCAGCTGATCGTTTTGAAGGTAATGAAGGATTATGCGGGCCTCCTTTGACGCCAAAATGCGGAGATGAAGGGGAAGATACGCAGCCAGAAACACCAGATGAAGATGGACATTCAAACTCTGGCAATGGGATTAAATGGGAATTGATAGGTGCTGAAGTTGGATACATTGTTGGGTTTGGAAGCGTGATAGGACCACTTGCTTTTTCCAGAAGATGA
- the LOC112490976 gene encoding YDG domain-containing protein At5g47150 — MRHNFPTHAIAPASSKFNLLDPDRLKDNSKGDVVPVRRDFPTNCGNFVSLSSRNVSPSNLGMIENRKQSKACFSLGEDDARRVASPLVIKKEVKDVVVKQRCEISYVLDDEALKMRENVINALNLFQDIQTEFLHEMIPKSKKQGQALCKVNYKVTNALHNIGKCVNVSKLLGLVPGVNVGDRFQCRAELKVIGLHHDFHFGIDYMEIDGKILATSIVDAHRYDNVLKSSRVLIYSGEGGNPSITGKPLKDQKFVKGNLALKNSMEARTPVRVILTSKISKKSNVVGTSGKEIERMMYIYDGLYIVGEYWKERGRFGNHVYKFKMVRIDEQPPFDMIKQAV, encoded by the coding sequence ATGAGGCACAATTTTCCCACACATGCTATTGCCCCTGCAAGTAGTAAATTTAATCTTCTAGATCCAGATAGATTAAAAGATAATAGTAAAGGTGATGTTGTTCCTGTGAGACGCGATTTTCCTACCAATTGTGGAAACTTTGTTTCCCTTTCTTCAAGAAATGTATCTCCAAGCAATTTGGGGATGATAGAGAATCGTAAGCAGTCAAAGGCTTGTTTTAGCTTGGGGGAAGATGATGCTCGAAGAGTAGCTTCTCCATTGGTTATAAAAAAGGAAGTTAAGGACGTAGTTGTTAAGCAGAGATGCGAAATTTCGTATGTTTTGGATGATGAAGCTTTAAAAATGCGTGAGAATGTCATAAATGCATTGAATTTGTTCCAAGATATACAAACTGAGTTCTTGCATGAAATGATACCGAAGTCAAAAAAACAAGGTCAAGCACTTTGTAAGGTAAATTATAAAGTGACAAACGCTCTTCACAATATAGGGAAATGTGTTAATGTAAGTAAGCTATTAGGGCTTGTACCTGGAGTTAATGTCGGCGATCGGTTTCAGTGCAGGGCTGAGCTAAAAGTTATTGGCCTTCATCATGATTTCCattttggtattgattatatGGAGATCGATGGAAAAATTTTGGCAACAAGCATTGTGGATGCTCATCGCTATGATAACGTTCTAAAATCTTCTAGAGTGTTGATTTATTCAGGTGAAGGTGGGAATCCTTCAATTACGGGGAAGCCACTCAAAGATCAAAAATTTGTAAAGGGTAACCTTGCATTAAAGAATAGCATGGAAGCTAGAACACCAGTGAGGGTCATTCTTACtagcaaaatttcaaaaaaatctaaCGTTGTGGGTACAAGTGGAAAGGAGATTGAGCGTATGATGTACATATATGATGGTTTGTACATTGTGGGTGAATATtggaaagagagaggaagattTGGTAATcatgtttataaatttaaaatggtaAGAATCGACGAGCAACCACCATTTGATATGATTAAACAAGCGGTGTAA
- the LOC107414072 gene encoding glycine-rich cell wall structural protein 1.0 — protein sequence MKSKILHFTIFLTLFISATCLASKAGVGSGGSGGPKVEPQEMTSEPNAATGSPTGATGSGHGPNYDYNWGWGSSPGSGWGYGSGSGRSPDGFGRGWGFGFGSGSGSGSGSGSGYGYGSGGGGARGGGYGSGAGSGNSGGGGSGGGSGGQGGHGGHSGPFPGDRNRHG from the coding sequence ATGAAGTCCAAGATACTTCATTTCACTATATTTCTTACCTTGTTCATCTCAGCAACTTGCTTGGCCTCCAAAGCTGGGGTCGGCAGCGGCGGAAGTGGTGGACCAAAGGTTGAGCCTCAAGAAATGACTTCGGAACCTAATGCAGCAACCGGTTCACCAACTGGTGCTACTGGTTCGGGCCATGGCCCAAACTATGATTACAATTGGGGATGGGGTTCAAGCCCAGGAAGTGGATGGGGTTATGGTTCTGGGTCCGGTCGGTCCCCCGACGGGTTTGGCAGGGGTTGGGGTTTTGGGTTCGGTTCGGGGTCTGGTTCGGGGTCTGGTTCAGGGTCTGGATACGGGTATGGTAGTGGAGGTGGTGGAGCACGCGGTGGTGGGTACGGTTCTGGAGCTGGTTCAGGAAATTCAGGTGGTGGTGGCTCTGGTGGAGGAAGTGGTGGTCAGGGAGGGCATGGTGGTCATTCAGGACCGTTTCCAGGGGACAGAAACCGCCATGGTTGA